The window AGGGTGGGACATGTTAGTTCAGGGAGGACATGACATTTTTCCCTCTAGCAATTATTTCGATGTGATCTGTTGTATATAGAAACTGTTGGAAGTCTTCGTATCAGGTTATTTGTTGATGTGATCGAGAGATGGAGGTCATATTTTtcgaattgttttttatacagTGGAAAAATGAAAGGAGCCTGGACCGACATGTTCCACtcagtttgtttttctttttatattaaacatatattatatataattaTAGTTTAATTTGTCTAGCACGATTTGTAAAACAATTATGACTTGATTAAGTTATTATTGCtataatgaatatttaaaaccATCTAGTTTTAGTAATTCAACATAGATCTGCGTAGATAGATATATACGTTGACTCATACGATTAacataattatgaaaaaaataatcagtATATCGAACAATTGCAGGAGTATATAAATTAGCGCCACTTGAAATGTTCCTGTTAGTACTGAGTTTAAGACACACTTTAGAACCGATCGTTACTCTAAATTAGAGAAGAGCACCCTCAACGTCTAGTTTTAACAATAAGTACTACCATCACTGAAAGCACCATTGAACTCGCTATTTGCCCAGTATGTCCAAACTTTTAGTCAATTAGATGGCGAACGTATTTGGCgctatatttttgcgaaactATTTTCGTGCATTTAATATATTGTTGGCCTAAAACGATAAACACAAGTGCTAACAGAacattgtttcaaaactatggaGCAAAATGATTATTCTAAATGTAAATATTGTtacatataaataaaataataatcatataatatttaaaaattgaatgcagtgtttacaattattactaacggtaatttttatttaacgttATCGAGGAAGTGTGTGCACGTCTGATAGATTTAGAAAGtacatttttaagtaaaattgtagatatttttaaaaattattattcaaaattttaccgAGAGTACGGATTACGTTCCTCTCTGAAACGTTTTGGTATTTGTGTAAATCGAAATCGTTTTATGTTTGTCAGATTTTTTGGTAAACATGGAACTCGTATTCACGATGAATGACTCGGTACGAATGAATGATGATGTCCGCAAGTCGACTAGACTAGTATTATGTTACTGAATTATGGAAATTACGAAACATGTAAAGTTTCCTGAACGCAATAAAATTCTATCTCTATACGAAATCTATTTTCATTTCCCTCCCCTTTATACTCCTAATCAAGAtaacatatttttctttttttggaaatCTTGATATTAAACAACATGAATTATACTACAGGTTTGTacgttaattaaaacatttacacacaaaatcatgtttttaccgaattacaaaataaaaatgaatcttTGTATTTCAataatggtggatgcgccgggatatgaattataaatttttatttataaaagttttactTTTGGTTTAGGATTCTAATAAGGTGTAATAAGAAGTATAAtcatcttttattttttatattttgtttcatATCTTTTATGGatgaattattgtttattatatttcgaaaatacAGCATAATAttgtcttttaatttattattgcaaatttactttaacAGAGTTAGTAAGTACGCGATAGAAAATGCACGTCTGCATAAATAATTGGATAAaaatcagttaaaaaaaactatttccaTGTAATTTTAAGACACAAAGTTAAATTTCatctataatgtaaattatgttATGCAACCAACCTTCCTTACGtgcaaatacttttttagacatttaagaaaaaatcggCGCATGCGTGTTGACAACATGGTTGACAGAAATATAACCTTAAACCTAACttataatttttcataaacaaattattaatacaaaatGGAACGCGACATAGAACAGTTAAACTCTGCATTAAATTCGATTAAAACCCTAAGATCGAATGTCAGACGTGTATTTGAATCCGTAAGTAACGGCTTACGAGCCGATCACGGTGAAGATGGGaaggaaaacaaatttattcatgAGTTACAAGAGTTACTAACAACCGTAAACAACAATCTGAGGTAATATTCTTCTAAAATGGACTCCTGTCCACAATAACCACTTTTTAGAGATGTTGAAAGTGCTGTTGGTAATTTAACACCACCTCCAGGACCATTCAACTTAGGAAGTACAGCTTTCCTGGGTCAGGAAACAACACAAGAACGCCAAGCTTTGTATGGGCAATTAGTTAACAGTTACAAGTGGACTGATAAAGTAAAATTTGCTTCAGTCAAAAACTAGccttataatcattttttaggTCCGTGAATACAGCGCTCTTGCTGGTAACATACTCCAAACAAATTCGTTCAACAAAACATACAAGACATTTAGCACAACCAAGAGGAGGAAAACACAAACAAGCAATCATAATGTCTCTCCAGAGTAACTAAATAATTACTTAAAGTGCCTGGCgtaattttgtcatttttgcagagttattgaaaatttaattacaaacatTGATCGTTTATTTCCTGACGTAACAATAACAGCAAGCAGGCCTTTCTTGCCTAACCCAGTGATCCAGGTACATTCCACGTTTTtcagaaattattaattgtcaACGCACTTTGAccaacaattaataaaaaatttgtacttTAGGCATGCTTAGGGAGGGTATTGAAAGCTATAATAGCCTTCAAAGGATTGATGATTGAGTGGGTGGTTGTGAAAGCACTTTCTGAATCAAATGATTTGTGGGCTGAGTCACGCTACAAAGTATTCAAGAAAGTTACAGAAAACTGCCATGCCGCCATGTGTCATTTCCATTCGCCCATGATGCCAGAACTCGCAGTTAAATCTTTCATGGTAGTATTTAACATTTGTGtgcaatcaattttttatgagGTATTTTTAGCACTGGTTCCACAGTTACAACACCCTATTCAGCGCTCCCTGCAAACGCTGCGGAAATCACCTTTTGGGGAACTTGCCCCCAACATGGAGGGATTTAAGGACCTTGGAGCCGTATCATGAAGAATGCAAATGAGGTTTAGATTAGGTAAAACACgatagaaatgtttttttcacaatatttaataaaaataatatagaTAGTAGCTAGAGCAGGTGCCAGACTCTATTTGAACttcctcttttttcttttaacttgAAATATTGGCACCAGATCTTCCTCCTTGTTATGGGCAGCGACGATCTCAGCACTTTGCTTCTTAATATCCTCTCTAGTGAGAAGATGGGACACTTCAGCAGAGAACTCCCCCATAAGAGCTTCAAACAAATGTTCAAAAGAAATACAacagtaaaaatttgttacattCGTCAGTTGTGATTTCAGGCGGCTCTTCAACGCAACGCTCTTTCatcaaactttcataaaaTCTGTAAGCGGCGTCGGTCTTAGAATCGTCCATCTTCTCAGACACGTTTGCCATCAAATAACTCAATTTTGGGGTCAAATCTGATATTATTTTACGCCCTAAAGCAGGCAAtagccaacttaatttcaaaaaaataatacgttACCATCAATTTCATCTTCTTGTGGGGGCTCTGGAGGGTCATCAGCATTGGCTTCGAAAtcgtgttttttaatatgctgACGCTCCTCGGCCGTTTTTACGGGCAAACACAACTGTTGGATTTGTCTGAGTGAAATTCTCACTTTTGCTATCAAATCACGTTTGCGATCTCGTAGCTGGTCACACTGTTTTTTGCTTTGGTTTTGCTCCTCAACGGCATCCATTAATTCTTTCTTACGTTTTTTATATCtgtaatgtaattaaaaacaatttttttatcattcaaTAGTCACAAATTACTCTCCGGTTGTCTCCACCATTGTATTTTTCAACATATTGTTCATGAGCTCAGCATGGttcattttattcaatattATGTCTCTATTACgttcacatttttttgcaagcGCATTTAATCGCCTCTTCTGTCTCAATTGTTCTTGCAAACTGGAAAATAAAGTTAGAGTTTTGTTAcgattttcgaccaaaccttGGATAAATCTGTTCGAAAGAAGAGACCAGTGTCGTGTCTCTCAAGTATGTTAACGCAGTTTCAATTTTACTCAAATCTTTACGTAACTCCGTAAAGTCTTGTGATTCTTCAAGTTTCAATATACAAGTCGTTAGGTCGCTCTAGAACTCCGATGATTGCACTTTTAACCGAAAATTAATCTTACGTCTCTCCTCAATAaatgctttaaatttgaatgtaAATTTTCGGCTTGTTCGCGGACTATTTCCAAGTCcactttttgtgttttcatGTCTTTGATAACCGCCTTTTCCAAGGCTTCAAATTCTTGCTCTCTGTCGTTCTTATATTCAGTGGCTAATTGGCCCTGTTTGGCGGCGTTCAAGACACACCTACATTGATACCAATAGTCCGTTTGAATGGCTAATAAAATTCCGTCAAAATAAAGCGCATCCTGGAAAACACGCGGAATCAAAAgcgtgattttaatttttgtttacttttttcatAACGTTAATTATTTCGGCGTAAGTTTGTTGTATTGCCAAAGCCGCTTCTTTTTTCAATAGCGCGTCTTGCACTTTCCCAGTGATGATTTGCGCGACTTCCTCCTCTTTTATCTTATCGTAAACTTCGTATTTCAGGCGGTCTTGGAGCAGAGCTTCCTCTAACTGTGAACATTTTAGTCAATTGTTAcgtttttggttaaaaatactttcaaatcgATCAATTGCTGCGATTTTAGCTTCATCTGGTATTGCAATTTGTCTAAAACTTTGCGCTTCGTAAAATTAATCTGGTGGACGTTTTCTATGACTTTCTAAAACGAAATGAGGTAATTGTTTGTTGGGGAAATTCCAAAGGAGGACTTTTGGGTCGGAATTTTGATGCGCTAATTGAAGTTCTCGATGTTCAGCCAAAGTATTGCGTAGCTTTTGCCTATCACCGCCTATTGCATTGTCCAACTTATGTCTATCAGTTTCGATGGATTTACGTAACGCCTGGAGACCTTTATACTGTTTTTTACTGGCTACAGCGGTATCGACTTCCGTAATTTGGCGATCTCTTCCTATTATTTGGCAAATTAAATACGTTACTTCTCAGGAGTAAAACAGACTTACTGTACAAATTGACCAATCCCTTGTATTGCGTTATTTTGTCTCTTGTTGTCCATTTTTCGGACGACATGCCGTGAATTCTCACATTCTTAGCCGATAGggcgttatttattaaattcattttgaaaaactacaaattaaCTATTTAAACTCctgtcttaaaaaaaaacttcattatACGGGAAACCActtgattattaaaaatcgcaaattaaataactgaatttttatcaaataaattaGCCAATTTGATTGAAATTACTTCATCTACCAGAAACGTAAAGTGTTACACCGTCCGTGTACTGGAGGCTCTCTATTACATAACAATACTTTCACTTATTCTGTCAATGAGTAATAATGCCGAAGAAAGGTGATGTAATATGGTTTGTGTAACATTGGTGGGTTAGTGGCACATGTTTTACAGCCTCAGGAAGTGCAAAAAGCGGTCAATCTTGACTGTAGAACAAGTTGCTCTAACTTTGAGACACATTTCGTCTAAATCGGACTAAAATCTTATTACACCGTAATTGCACTTTTGATGCATTAGGAACGGTTTAGTGTCTTGCTTGTGCAATACCACATTACTTCCTGGTCATTGAAGACAATTTATGTAATGTTCGATTTTTCTGGGTTTATTTGCGCGATTGATGGTAAAAATCGCAGTATTACCACAGGCgtttaaagaaatttaaagATTAGAGTGCGTATTGCTGCAATGTGTGATTAGGGAAGAAGTGGATGTTTCTCTAAAAGAAAGAAAGTCAGATGCTGCATAGCAAGTGGCTGCAGAAgaggaaaataatgtaacatGTTTCGCAGTGGGGACTTCAGTCAGATATCGACTTAAATTAACATTGTGTGCAAAATTACGTTCAGTGTGCCTTTAGCACGTGTGTCCGCTTGAAAAGTGCCACACTGGTTTGGGTAAGTGTGTTGtgactgattttttaaatgtttgtcaaactgataattgtattttattttaataataaaatatgtaacaaACAACTTgtctcaaatttttcaaaaagaggTAAGTACATTATAATTACTCATTACCAATGATATATAATGAATTTTCGTTAATCATTAATGTTGAATAATTAGACTAGAACTTcacttttttttgaataccTGTCTAAATTGGTAAATTGTCGATTTTGTCACATTACTCTCAATTCCGAATTCTATTAATCTAGCTAgattttttgttcattttccTATTGTGGGGAAAgtgcaataaaatataattaattattgattaatctcttgttacaataattacagttttctCAGTTgcaattacataatttttaatttttaaatcaatgtaATGAAGTTGAAACtagaatttattaataaagtgagatgttattattttttattaattaaaaatattcaaaggAATTATGCTTTAGTAAATTTCAGTAAGAAGAAAACATTCGCATACAACAAACTACTAATAGACATAAAGCTCTTAGGTCGTACCTACTTTGTTCGagcattttttacatttcttaaACCATTGCCAAGAAAAGAGCAAACCTTTTTTGCCGTTTTTCTACTTATCACCCAACAGCGTTGTTGACTAATAGACAGTCAATGGAagcatgttttaaaatagtcaaaatactatgggaaacgtgttttaaaagtgtttatagtctaggattcagatattaaaaagaaggcttaaaatgttaccaacaaaaaatataataaattacacattatttattaactacaAAAAGGATTAATATCCAAACGGTATTGTACCAAAGTTTTATAAACTTACTTTCACTTACGGCAACCGAATCAATAGATCTATTCATTTCAGATGACATTTCCGTAAtcgaataaaacaattataaaaCAGGGACAATCTCTTTATggttcaaaattaattatttgaataaaaataaaaaaaaaatgtcggACCGCAAATGGGTAACAGAACCCGACGAATATATTTGCACACTCTCTGAGGAACTGCAGACCATAGCAAAGGAGGAGCTGCGTGAGGACAAGCACAGCCGCCAAACCGCGCTGGCCTCCATGCGAGACTGGATCAAGCAGAATCCTCGGATCAAAAACTGCAGATTAGGTATAAACATGATACACAACAGGAAAGCTTTGTGAACTTGCAGTTTCAGACGCGCGCTTTTTGTTACGTTTCctccgatttaaaaaattcagtgtTACTTTGGCACAAGAAGCTTTGGAACGCTACGTGCTCTTGAGACAGACTTTCGGAGTAGCGTTCAATTGTCTAGACATTACCATACCTATGATGGAAGATCTTACCAACCGTGGATACCTTTTTGCCTGCCCTAAAAGGGACAGCAAGGGCAGAAGGGTTATCATTGCACGACcaggtttttattatttatttattattttccataaacattaaacaattattatcaaaGGTGTGTTTGATCTGGAGCAGTTCACACAAGGTGATATGTGCAGAATACATGGGATAGTTTACGAAACTCTAATGGAAGACGAAGAGAATCAAATCAGAGGCTTCGTACATTTTGCTGATGGACAGGGTGTTGGATTCTCGTACCTTACTTTATTTACCATTAAAGAAGCAGTGCGCATTGTAAAAAACGGAGAGGTAttgctaattaattcaaaatgaaaaaaaaagtgttttatcaCGCGCAGTCGGTAGGATTCGAACCTACGCTCCCAGAGGGAATCTGATTTCTAGTCAGACGCCTTAACCGCTCGGCCACGACTGCTTATGTTGCTAATATGCACTCACTTGAAGTTAATCCCAATCAttacaataacattttttgcagaaaacatTGCCCATGAGACACAAGGAAGTCCACTGTATAAATGCCCACCCTTCAATGAAATTCGCCCTCGATTTTGGCATGTCCTTAATttccgaaaaaattaaaaaacgtgtCAGACTTTACACAAATCTTGAGGAGGCCCTTGAGTCCGGTTATTTAGAACGAGACGTTTTACCGAAAGAATATGGAGGTGAAATGCCAATGGCCCAAATGATAGGTAACGAATAGAAATTTTACGATTTGttttacaactttgtttcCAGAACTTTGGAAAAAAGAACTCGAAAAATCGCACCCAATTTTAATGTCCCACGATTTGATGGAAGTGGAAGAAAGCTTATTCAGTGCTAAGGCGAAAGAAGGGGCCGTTTCAGCTCTAAAAAGGGGTGGAGTAGTTAATTGTGGGTCTGAAGGCGATTCTCTCTGTGGGATTACAGGAAATTTCCGAAAATTAGAAGTAGATTAAATAGGCTTATTATTTGAaggcaaaaattatattttattgaataaaaaattaaaatttcgcatagtttatttcaaaatggacaaaaacactaaaatggGGCAAGGCACATTATCACAGTTCTAACAATATCTTTGAATTTAAACCCTTTAAACCGTTGTACCTAACATTTTGGTTGCCCACCACAGTTTGGACGATTTTGGAGTGAAACTGTTTGTCAACTCCCTTTATTTCTAACTGTTTTAACACCCAACCTCTGACTTGGTCTTCAGTAAACTCATGAAATTTAGCCGCTGTGTAAGAAATCTCGGCTAAATTCAATTTGTCCACTATTTTATCAACGTGATCGTAACTAATCCTATGATTTAACAAACTATCAGTCtcttgaatattaaaaatacagaccACAAGAACACGCACATCTTGTGGGACActttttacaaacaaaacTAAGTTATCTACATCCTCTAATGTTAAGTCATCGATTATTAACAAATtgtgtttgaaataattgcgtttgaTTGTACTAAATATCTCTTCGTTGCGTAAAGGGGTCCTTAATTCGTATGTAAATGGgctaaaatgttttttgagaatGTTGGCAGTGAAAGTTTTACCAACACCTGTACTTCCAATAAAACAAATCACATCCACGGCATGATCTTGCTTCTGGATCTGGTCCAAACGTTCCGTTATCACACGAACTGAGTCGCTTTGGTTATAAACACTCGTCCTAAGATCAGCTTTAAGGGCTTCAAAGTCTACATTCTCACTTGTCGACACAATTaaatcataaattaataaagttgatATTAAAAGGATAAAAGTCGAGATGTAGCCACTGTGCCTTATCGCTGCAGACCCGAGAGATGTTTCATCTTGACTTTCTGCACGTGGGGCCCTTCTCGAGCCAGGCTTTTTGACCGGAGCTTTGCCATCACTGCGATTTTTCATTGGGGTTCATAAGAGACTTAAATTacataatataaatatataaatacaCGAGCAAATGTACCTACTGTCTCACAAAAGATGAATTCtataaatacacaaaatttttaaaatggggCCATCCAGACGTCAGCTGTCCAAATTCTAAAAAGGTTGCTGCTTTATCGACCCTTCAAATAAAAGCGGGCAATTACAGGAGGTTATGTTTACGTCTAATTTTGACTACATTTAAATCACGATGAATTGTGAGGACCAAGTGATACAACCAATAAATCGCGATACAGTTCACCGAATATGTTCTGGTCAAGTTGGTGCGAAAATCGATCAAATCCCACGTTTAATCCCATAATTTTAGGTAGTCTTAAGTTTAGCAATCGCTGTGAAAGAACTGGTCGAGAACGCCATTGACGCGGGGGCCACAATCATCGACATTCAGCTTAAAGAATACGGCTCTGAAATCATTGAAGTTTCAGACAACGGGAGTGGAGTTCTAAAAGAGAACTTTCAAGCTCTCAGTAAGTAAATTTCGAATATTGCAAAGACGTGATTGTTTTCTCCAGCTCTGAAACACTACACTTCAAAGATAAAACAGTTTGATGATCTGGAAAACCTCTCAACTTTGGGGTTTAGGGGCGAGGCCCTTAGCAGTTTATGCGCTTTGTCTGATCTTAGCATTGTAACAAAACACACAAGTGCGGAAAACGCGACTAAAATTACCTACGATAGGAGTGGCAAAATTATCAGTGAGACGGTAAGTGCGCGGGAAAGTGGCACAACAGTCACTTTGGAAAATCTGTTTTCAACACTGCCAGTGAGGCGCCGAGAATTCACTAAAAACTTGAAacgagaatttaataaaatgtgccAGCTACTATATGCTTACTGTTTGGTATCAAAAGGGATTAAGTTTTCGTGTACAAATACTACGAGTAAAGGTAGCAAGAACACGGTAGTGGCCACAGAGGGCTTAAACATGGTCAAAGACAACATAACTAACGTTTTTGGGCCTAAACAACTCCCTTCTTTAATTGAGGTTGAAATGGTTAGACCTGACGAGACGATATTGGCTGAATATGGAATCAAACTAACTGAAGGAGATCCCTTGCCTTTTACTTTTGAGTTCTTTATATCAAGTGTCATGCATGGTAGTGGACGCAGTACCAATGATAGAcagtttttttacataaactcACGGCCCTGTGATCCCTCCAAAGTCGCAAGATtagtaaatgaaatttataaacaatacaataaCAATCAGTATCCGTTCGTTTACCTAAATATCACAAgcaagtcgtctttagttgaTGTAAATGTAACTCCAGATAAGCGACaagtatttttagaaaaagaaaaagttttgttaagCACAATTAAAGCCTCTTTGATTGAAGCTTTTAAAATGTTTCCTTCCACgtataaaatgcaaaatttggaCCTTACACAAAACACGACaatcaaagatttttttaaagacagTGATTGTTCACCGAGAGGTTTAAAAAGAAGTGTCACTGAGAGTGAACTTAAAAAAGGTAGCACTTTGGAGAGATTCAAAAAAAGGTCTAAAACCGAAAACGATAAAGACTTGTTGGCAAGTCCCAATCATAGTTCTAGCttgaaagaaaaaagaaaagttgaTAATAATTCCCAGCTggatacttttattaaaatagctTCAGAAATTATTGCTAGAGATAAACGAGAAGAGAAATCATTTAATGCCCTTTGTGAAGAAGAGGATATTGAAGAAACAAAGACAGTATGTAccaatacttttattaaaacaacttCACAAATTATTGCTAAAGATGATTGTGGTACAAATAAATCAGAGGAGAAATCCCTTAATACCCTTTGTGAAGAAGATATTATTGAAGAAATAAAGACAGTATGTAGCAGTACTACCAAGGAAGCGGAAAATATCGTCACAATTCCTAAAACCATCAATGAATGTGAAGATAAAGAAGAAAtcgaaaaaacaaatgaaattaaaattacgaaatcaCCTTCACAGCTAGATAATAGAATagaagaaaagaaagaaaagaaaGATTCTGGAGAAGAGCCAacaaaaaacgaatcaaaGTTCGAAAAAAGTGTAGCCGAGGATAAATTATTACAAGATGCGCCACTGAAAAGTCGTGAGTCTCgaaaaacagtaaatttaGATGTTTCCTTAGAAGACATTAGAAAATCAATAGAacaaaaagtcacaaaagacAATGATATCAAAGTGCGTTTTCGTTCGAAAATCAATCCAGACTCAAATAAATCTGCAGAAGAAGAGTTGCGAAAACACATCTCTAAGGAAGACTTTGCTAACATGGACGTAATCGGtcagtttaatttaggttttattatcactaaattaaaaaacgatttatttatCATTGACCAACACGCAACCGacgaaaaatataatttcgaACAACTGCAAGCTAGTACAGTCATGGAAAACCAAGTCCTTGTCAAGtattgtatttatttctaCCAACTTCTCGATACTTATCCTAATTTCTAGTCCAAAGCCTCTCCAGTTAACGGCAGGAAACGAAAGTCTGCTCATCGAAAATGAggacattttcaataaaaacggCTTCACGTTCAAAATCGACGAGTCGGGTTAGTGACCATTTTTTAATCTgttttgataataaataatattttagccCCGTGTACTCAAAAAGTGTCTCTAACTTCAATACCACTAAGCAAGAGTATGGTATTTGGTAAGCAGGACATTGAGGAGATGCTCTTTATGTTACAAGTACGTAAAAAATTTCCAGTGGCCAATATTAtggattgatattttttaggATTCGAATCACACAATGTGTAGGCCATCTAGAATTCGGGCAATGTTTGCAACTAGGGCTTGTCGCAAGTCCGTCATGATTGGAAAACCTTTATCAAAGAGCGATATGAGGAGGCTAGTTAACCATATGGGCGAAATAGAACAACCTTGGGTGAGTTtctggtttttattaaaaaggaACTAATTATTTCCTTAATTAGAATTGTCCACACGGACGACCAACAATGcgtcatttaattaatttagactTGATACAAGAAGAAACGTAGATGATTTCACAAATCATTTTAGACttgattattttcattaaattgtcCACATGGCCCACGAATGCATcatttgtttcaatttattaaaatattttaaacgcTGATAGTTCTGAATATATTAAAACCACTCTCCGCCGTACTGATTATCACTCCTGGCAGTTGTGGATGCCAGTGCAATTCctttatattattttgtccTTGATGGATGAACAAAAGTTGGGGCGGAATTCCCTAATAAAATAACCGTTAGTATAGCTTTTAACCACTAAGACAATAATTACATCAACTTCTTCACTACCACTCTCATCATCCTTTTCCACAGACAAATCCCATAATGCCACTTGATTATCACTTCCCCCTGAGATAAACACAGCTGAATCAGTTGGATGCCATTCAACGGTAGTCACTGGCTCTGTGTGATGCTTAAATGTGGCGActggtgttttttgttgaaaccTCCGCAAATCCCAAATGTGTAAAAATCCATCGTCTCCAcctaaaataaaacagaatttttttttctaaaattaaaattctaaaaattgtctttaaacATACCACTGACAATAAAGGGTTCGTTTTTATTCCAACTTATAACATTAACATCACTCTCGTGTGCATTTTCAGCTGTCAGCATGCACGCCTTGCTCGGCTGTGCCCTTGTGTCCCAAATTCTGATACTTTTATCAACTGAGCATGAAGCAATAACACTTCTCTCATTCGGTGACCATTGCAAGTCCTCAACGGAATTAGTGTGTCCAACTAGAGGCCGCTGGTCGACTTGCCAGGAGGCCCCACTTGCTGGCTTCCAAATGTGGATATCTCTTTTGCAGTCCCCTGTTGCCAAAACTCCGACATTTGTGGAGCACCAATCCATTGCAAAACCTTCCTGCTGGTGGCCCGTAAACGTGAACAACGGTTTGACCgaattagctttattttccTTATTATATCGTGATAACAACTGGTCGTTATCGACCGCCTCTAACTGCTGGGAGAGATCCCATAAATTCACTCTTCCAAGCTCACTCCAAGAGGCTGcgattattttgttatttatgacCGTGCTCTGTGAAAAGCGCAATAATTTGAGGTTTGTGGCTGTTTAAAAACTTACTCTTATTCGGTTAACACAACCTTGATGTTTAATAAGGGCCCCTGCCATTTTGGGATTTTTTGATACCTCGTCATCGTCTGACTCCTCATCGTCATCATCATCGTCATCTTCGcctttatttgttttgtgaAGGTTTGATAATTTCATTACTATCACATTGTTAACGTGAGTTTGTGGGGCTTGAGTACCAGCCACAATGTATGCAGTTAG of the Tribolium castaneum strain GA2 chromosome 1, icTriCast1.1, whole genome shotgun sequence genome contains:
- the Pms2 gene encoding mismatch repair endonuclease PMS2 isoform X2; this encodes MNCEDQVIQPINRDTVHRICSGQVVLSLAIAVKELVENAIDAGATIIDIQLKEYGSEIIEVSDNGSGVLKENFQALTLKHYTSKIKQFDDLENLSTLGFRGEALSSLCALSDLSIVTKHTSAENATKITYDRSGKIISETVSARESGTTVTLENLFSTLPVRRREFTKNLKREFNKMCQLLYAYCLVSKGIKFSCTNTTSKGSKNTVVATEGLNMVKDNITNVFGPKQLPSLIEVEMVRPDETILAEYGIKLTEGDPLPFTFEFFISSVMHGSGRSTNDRQFFYINSRPCDPSKVARLVNEIYKQYNNNQYPFVYLNITSKSSLVDVNVTPDKRQVFLEKEKVLLSTIKASLIEAFKMFPSTYKMQNLDLTQNTTIKDFFKDSDCSPRGLKRSVTESELKKGSTLERFKKRSKTENDKDLLASPNHSSSLKEKRKVDNNSQLDTFIKIASEIIARDKREEKSFNALCEEEDIEETKTVCTNTFIKTTSQIIAKDDCGTNKSEEKSLNTLCEEDIIEEIKTVCSSTTKEAENIVTIPKTINECEDKEEIEKTNEIKITKSPSQLDNRIEEKKEKKDSGEEPTKNESKFEKSVAEDKLLQDAPLKSRESRKTVNLDVSLEDIRKSIEQKVTKDNDIKVRFRSKINPDSNKSAEEELRKHISKEDFANMDVIGQFNLGFIITKLKNDLFIIDQHATDEKYNFEQLQASTVMENQVLVNPKPLQLTAGNESLLIENEDIFNKNGFTFKIDESAPCTQKVSLTSIPLSKSMVFGKQDIEEMLFMLQDSNHTMCRPSRIRAMFATRACRKSVMIGKPLSKSDMRRLVNHMGEIEQPWNCPHGRPTMRHLINLDLIQEET
- the l(2)09851 gene encoding glutamate-rich WD repeat-containing protein 1 produces the protein MSDQEMDVVDDNESENEEAMQEENEGNTEKPSEVYLPTKPLEEGEELVCDQSAYVMLHQAQTGAPCLSFDIIKDSLGESRDTYPLTAYIVAGTQAPQTHVNNVIVMKLSNLHKTNKGEDDDDDDDEESDDDEVSKNPKMAGALIKHQGCVNRIRSTVINNKIIAASWSELGRVNLWDLSQQLEAVDNDQLLSRYNKENKANSVKPLFTFTGHQQEGFAMDWCSTNVGVLATGDCKRDIHIWKPASGASWQVDQRPLVGHTNSVEDLQWSPNERSVIASCSVDKSIRIWDTRAQPSKACMLTAENAHESDVNVISWNKNEPFIVSGGDDGFLHIWDLRRFQQKTPVATFKHHTEPVTTVEWHPTDSAVFISGGSDNQVALWDLSVEKDDESGSEEVDGIPPQLLFIHQGQNNIKELHWHPQLPGVIISTAESGFNIFRTISV
- the Pms2 gene encoding mismatch repair endonuclease PMS2 isoform X1, which gives rise to MNCEDQVIQPINRDTVHRICSGQVVLSLAIAVKELVENAIDAGATIIDIQLKEYGSEIIEVSDNGSGVLKENFQALTLKHYTSKIKQFDDLENLSTLGFRGEALSSLCALSDLSIVTKHTSAENATKITYDRSGKIISETVSARESGTTVTLENLFSTLPVRRREFTKNLKREFNKMCQLLYAYCLVSKGIKFSCTNTTSKGSKNTVVATEGLNMVKDNITNVFGPKQLPSLIEVEMVRPDETILAEYGIKLTEGDPLPFTFEFFISSVMHGSGRSTNDRQFFYINSRPCDPSKVARLVNEIYKQYNNNQYPFVYLNITSKSSLVDVNVTPDKRQVFLEKEKVLLSTIKASLIEAFKMFPSTYKMQNLDLTQNTTIKDFFKDSDCSPRGLKRSVTESELKKGSTLERFKKRSKTENDKDLLASPNHSSSLKEKRKVDNNSQLDTFIKIASEIIARDKREEKSFNALCEEEDIEETKTVCTNTFIKTTSQIIAKDDCGTNKSEEKSLNTLCEEDIIEEIKTVCSSTTKEAENIVTIPKTINECEDKEEIEKTNEIKITKSPSQLDNRIEEKKEKKDSGEEPTKNESKFEKSVAEDKLLQDAPLKSRESRKTVNLDVSLEDIRKSIEQKVTKDNDIKVRFRSKINPDSNKSAEEELRKHISKEDFANMDVIGQFNLGFIITKLKNDLFIIDQHATDEKYNFEQLQASTVMENQVLVNPKPLQLTAGNESLLIENEDIFNKNGFTFKIDESAPCTQKVSLTSIPLSKSMVFGKQDIEEMLFMLQDSNHTMCRPSRIRAMFATRACRKSVMIGKPLSKSDMRRLVNHMGEIEQPWGHSSHVGNGPDAHPFSSLTPRSSHLVY